A section of the Salmo salar chromosome ssa05, Ssal_v3.1, whole genome shotgun sequence genome encodes:
- the LOC106605754 gene encoding CCR4-NOT transcription complex subunit 3 isoform X2, translating into MADKRKLQGEIDRCLKKVAEGVEQFEDIWQKLHNAANANQKEKYEADLKKEIKKLQRLRDQIKTWVASNEIKDKRQLVENRKVIETQMERFKVVERETKTKAYSKEGLGLALKVDPAQREKEETGNWLTNTIDTLNMQVDQFESEVESLFIQTRKKKGEKEDRIEELKRFIERHRYHIRMLETILRMLDNDSVQVDSIQKIKDDVEYYMESSQDPDFEENEFIYDDLDLEDIRESPMDSQELDDESWDDHDDDAHAISSAALVATSPTGMGNIEDEMFLHSSSTPTSTTSSSPIPPSPATCTAENSEDDKKRGRSTDSDVSQSPAKNGTSSLLLSFSSSANSGSSSSSSSLVSMAAVVGGNPGIPTSNSLIGSFSSAVQQHQPQPPQQPVLQPLQQPQQPQTKPCTPSPPSHPLLSTAPSLPTPISASPNSLPQVSSGHILNSSLGLGLGLGKVGMTGTSSANSMSGLGLTGMSASLNTMAGLLSGSTHAPYAQAAALGGLGLSTTTQSSVSVESSSIPTSCTSGVTTNGAGTGLGLLGSSPAHGSLTGGILGLVPGQSVIPGPPQIPLSPVGAAPGGAMGMMGGNGGSMGPIGGGVGSNAAPARPPSGLKQNGSTSYSAVVAESTAESAFSTPSQSQSSQPSSLTSSASQPMDNGPSLISSITLPPSSPSPSFSDSIPGGGSLLNGPHSYTQASEGLKLPTDLRQILMEPRMSAQAPEPPGAMATATNTRKRKQCQAPEPLSSLKAMAERAALGSGLDGEIPNLHLTDRDIFSGSSAAPGTPAAPQPSLSEVSIPPSLGVCPLGPTPLSKDQVYQQTMQESAWTHMPHPSDSERIRQYLMRNPCPTLPFHHQMPPHHSDSIEFYQRLSTETLFFIFYYLEGTKAQYLSAKALKKQSWRFHTKYMMWFQRHEEPKTITDEFEQGTYIYFDYEKWGQRKKEGFTFEYRYLEDRDLQ; encoded by the exons ATGGCTGATAAGAGAAAACTCCAAG GTGAAATTGACAGATGTTTGAAAAAGGTAGCTGAAGGCGTAGAACAGTTTGAAGACATTTGGCAGAAG CTTCACAATGCAGCCAATGCCAACCAAAAGGAAAAATATGAGGCAGACCTTAAAAAAGAGATTAAAAAGCTACAG CGATTGAGGGATCAGATAAAAACATGGGTGGCATCAAATGAGATCAAAGACAAAAGGCAGCTAGTGGAGAATCGCAAGGTCATAGAGACG CAAATGGAGCGGTTTAAGGTGGTAGAGCGGGAGACAAAGACGAAGGCCTACTCTAAAGAAGGCCTGGGGCTCGCCCTGAAAGTGGACCCAGCTCAGAGGGAGAAAGAAGAGACGGGAAACTGGCTAACG AATACGATAGACACTCTAAATATGCAGGTGGACCAGTTTGAGAGTGAGGTGGAATCCCTCTTCATTCAAACCAggaagaagaaaggagagaaagag GATCGCATTGAGGAGCTAAAGAGGTTTATAGAAAGGCATAGGTACCACATTCGCATGCTGGAGACCATCCTGCGCATGCTAGACAACGACTCGGTGCAGGTGGACTCCATCCAGAAGATCAAGGACGACGTGGAGTACTACATGGAGTCGTCACAGGACCCAGACTTTGAGGAGAACGAGTTCATTTACGACGACCTGGATCTGGAGGACATCCGTGAGTCGCCCATGGACAGCCAGGAGCTCGATGACGAGTCCTGGGATGATCATGATGATGATGCTCATGCTATCAGCT ctgcaGCGCTGGTGGCCACCTCTCCGACGGGCATGGGGAACATAGAGGATGAGATGTTCCTCCACTCGAGCAGCActcccacctccaccacctcctcttcccccatccctccatccccggCCACCTGCACTGCT GAGAACTCTGAGGACGATAAGAAGAGAGGGCGGTCGACAGACAGTGACGTTAGTCAG TCTCCTGCGAAGAACGGCACTTCCTCCTTGTTGTTGTCCTTTTCCTCGTCCGCCAATTCCgggtcctcttcttcttcctcctctcttgtcTCCATGGCCGCCGTTGTCGGAGGCAACCCTGGGATTCCCACAAGCAACAGTCTAATAGGAAGCTTCAGCAGCGCCGTGCAACAACATCAGCCTCAACCTCCACAGCAACCAGTCCTGCAGCCActgcaacaaccacaacaaccccaaacaaaacCTTGCACCCCCAGCCCACCCagccaccccctcctctccaccgccccctctctccccacaccTATCTCAGCCTCCCCAAACTCCCTGCCCCAGGTCTCGTCTGGTCATATCCTCAACTCCAGCCTAGGCCTTGGGTTAGGCCTGGGTAAAGTTGGCATGACGGGGACAAGCAGTGCCAACTCAATGTCTGGTCTGGGCCTGACTGGGATGTCTGCCTCTCTGAACACCATGGCAGGCCTGCTCTCTGGGTCCACCCATGCCCCTTACGCCCAGGCAGCTGCGTTGGGAGGCCTGGGTCTGAGTACCACCACCCAGTCCAGTGTCTCAGTGGAGAGCTCCTCCATCCCCACCTCTTGCACCAGTGGAGTGACCACCAACGGGGCTGGGACAGGCCTGGGCCTGCTGGGGTCCAGCCCAGCACACGGCTCCCTGACTGGGGGGATCCTGGGCCTGGTGCCTGGGCAGAGTGTGATCCCTGGGCCCCCTCAGATCCCTCTCAGCCCGGTCGGTGCTGCCCCTGGAGGGGCAATGGGGATGATGGGAGGAAACGGAGGAAGCATGGGGCCAATCGGAGGAGGAGTTGGGTCGAACGCAGCCCCTGCCAGACCGCCCAGTGGACTGAAGCAGAACGGAAGCACAA GTTACAGTGCTGTGGTGGCAGAGAGCACAGCAGAGTCCGCCTTCAGCACACCCAGCCAATCACAGAGCAGCCAGCCTTCCTCGCTGACCTCCTCAGCCAGTCAGCC tatgGACAACGGTCCCAGCCTCATCAGCTCCATCACCTTGCCCCCCAGCTCTCCGTCCCCCTCGTTTTCGGACAGTATCCCCGGTGGTGGGAGTCTCCTCAACGGACCCCACTCCTACACACAGGCCTCTGAGGGCCTCAag CTTCCTACAGACCTCCGTCAGATACTGATGGAGCCCAGAATGTCAGCGCAGGCCCCAGAGCCGCCAGGGGCCATGGCAACAGCCACTAACACACGAAAGAGAAAGCAGTGTCAG gccccgGAGCCTCTGAGTTCTCTGAAGGCGATGGCTGAGAGAGCAGCATTAGGATCAGGTCTGGATGGAGAGATCCCCAACCTGCACCTCACAGACAGAG aCATCTTCTCTGGTTCGTCGGCTGCCCCCGGCACGCCCGCGGCCCCCCAGCCCTCCCTATCGGAGGTGAGCATCCCCCCTTCCCTGGGGGTGTGTCCCCTGGGTCCCACTCCCCTCTCCAAGGACCAGGTGTACCAGCAGACCATGCAGGAGTCTGCTTGGACACACATGCCGCACCCCTCAGACTCCGAGAGGATCAG GCAATACCTGATGAGGAACCCATGCCCCACCCTGCCGTTCCATCATCAGATGCCCCCCCACCACTCAGACTCTATAGAGTTCTACCAGAGACTGTCCACAGAGACTCTCTTCTTCATCTTCTACTACctggag GGCACTAAAGCTCAGTACCTGTCAGCCAAGGCTCTGAAGAAGCAGTCGTGGAGGTTCCACACCAAGTACATGATGTGGTTCCAGAGGCACGAAGAACCCAAGACTATCACTGATGAGTTTGAACAG GGCACTTACATCTACTTTGACTATGAGAAGTGGGGTCAGAGGAAGAAGGAGGGGTTCACCTTTGAGTACAGGTACCTGGAAGACCGAGACCTGCAGTGA
- the LOC106605754 gene encoding CCR4-NOT transcription complex subunit 3 isoform X4 has protein sequence MADKRKLQGEIDRCLKKVAEGVEQFEDIWQKLHNAANANQKEKYEADLKKEIKKLQRLRDQIKTWVASNEIKDKRQLVENRKVIETQMERFKVVERETKTKAYSKEGLGLALKVDPAQREKEETGNWLTNTIDTLNMQVDQFESEVESLFIQTRKKKGEKEDRIEELKRFIERHRYHIRMLETILRMLDNDSVQVDSIQKIKDDVEYYMESSQDPDFEENEFIYDDLDLEDIPAALVATSPTGMGNIEDEMFLHSSSTPTSTTSSSPIPPSPATCTAENSEDDKKRGRSTDSDVSQSPAKNGTSSLLLSFSSSANSGSSSSSSSLVSMAAVVGGNPGIPTSNSLIGSFSSAVQQHQPQPPQQPVLQPLQQPQQPQTKPCTPSPPSHPLLSTAPSLPTPISASPNSLPQVSSGHILNSSLGLGLGLGKVGMTGTSSANSMSGLGLTGMSASLNTMAGLLSGSTHAPYAQAAALGGLGLSTTTQSSVSVESSSIPTSCTSGVTTNGAGTGLGLLGSSPAHGSLTGGILGLVPGQSVIPGPPQIPLSPVGAAPGGAMGMMGGNGGSMGPIGGGVGSNAAPARPPSGLKQNGSTSYSAVVAESTAESAFSTPSQSQSSQPSSLTSSASQPMDNGPSLISSITLPPSSPSPSFSDSIPGGGSLLNGPHSYTQASEGLKLPTDLRQILMEPRMSAQAPEPPGAMATATNTRKRKQCQAPEPLSSLKAMAERAALGSGLDGEIPNLHLTDRDIFSGSSAAPGTPAAPQPSLSEVSIPPSLGVCPLGPTPLSKDQVYQQTMQESAWTHMPHPSDSERIRQYLMRNPCPTLPFHHQMPPHHSDSIEFYQRLSTETLFFIFYYLEGTKAQYLSAKALKKQSWRFHTKYMMWFQRHEEPKTITDEFEQGTYIYFDYEKWGQRKKEGFTFEYRYLEDRDLQ, from the exons ATGGCTGATAAGAGAAAACTCCAAG GTGAAATTGACAGATGTTTGAAAAAGGTAGCTGAAGGCGTAGAACAGTTTGAAGACATTTGGCAGAAG CTTCACAATGCAGCCAATGCCAACCAAAAGGAAAAATATGAGGCAGACCTTAAAAAAGAGATTAAAAAGCTACAG CGATTGAGGGATCAGATAAAAACATGGGTGGCATCAAATGAGATCAAAGACAAAAGGCAGCTAGTGGAGAATCGCAAGGTCATAGAGACG CAAATGGAGCGGTTTAAGGTGGTAGAGCGGGAGACAAAGACGAAGGCCTACTCTAAAGAAGGCCTGGGGCTCGCCCTGAAAGTGGACCCAGCTCAGAGGGAGAAAGAAGAGACGGGAAACTGGCTAACG AATACGATAGACACTCTAAATATGCAGGTGGACCAGTTTGAGAGTGAGGTGGAATCCCTCTTCATTCAAACCAggaagaagaaaggagagaaagag GATCGCATTGAGGAGCTAAAGAGGTTTATAGAAAGGCATAGGTACCACATTCGCATGCTGGAGACCATCCTGCGCATGCTAGACAACGACTCGGTGCAGGTGGACTCCATCCAGAAGATCAAGGACGACGTGGAGTACTACATGGAGTCGTCACAGGACCCAGACTTTGAGGAGAACGAGTTCATTTACGACGACCTGGATCTGGAGGACATCC ctgcaGCGCTGGTGGCCACCTCTCCGACGGGCATGGGGAACATAGAGGATGAGATGTTCCTCCACTCGAGCAGCActcccacctccaccacctcctcttcccccatccctccatccccggCCACCTGCACTGCT GAGAACTCTGAGGACGATAAGAAGAGAGGGCGGTCGACAGACAGTGACGTTAGTCAG TCTCCTGCGAAGAACGGCACTTCCTCCTTGTTGTTGTCCTTTTCCTCGTCCGCCAATTCCgggtcctcttcttcttcctcctctcttgtcTCCATGGCCGCCGTTGTCGGAGGCAACCCTGGGATTCCCACAAGCAACAGTCTAATAGGAAGCTTCAGCAGCGCCGTGCAACAACATCAGCCTCAACCTCCACAGCAACCAGTCCTGCAGCCActgcaacaaccacaacaaccccaaacaaaacCTTGCACCCCCAGCCCACCCagccaccccctcctctccaccgccccctctctccccacaccTATCTCAGCCTCCCCAAACTCCCTGCCCCAGGTCTCGTCTGGTCATATCCTCAACTCCAGCCTAGGCCTTGGGTTAGGCCTGGGTAAAGTTGGCATGACGGGGACAAGCAGTGCCAACTCAATGTCTGGTCTGGGCCTGACTGGGATGTCTGCCTCTCTGAACACCATGGCAGGCCTGCTCTCTGGGTCCACCCATGCCCCTTACGCCCAGGCAGCTGCGTTGGGAGGCCTGGGTCTGAGTACCACCACCCAGTCCAGTGTCTCAGTGGAGAGCTCCTCCATCCCCACCTCTTGCACCAGTGGAGTGACCACCAACGGGGCTGGGACAGGCCTGGGCCTGCTGGGGTCCAGCCCAGCACACGGCTCCCTGACTGGGGGGATCCTGGGCCTGGTGCCTGGGCAGAGTGTGATCCCTGGGCCCCCTCAGATCCCTCTCAGCCCGGTCGGTGCTGCCCCTGGAGGGGCAATGGGGATGATGGGAGGAAACGGAGGAAGCATGGGGCCAATCGGAGGAGGAGTTGGGTCGAACGCAGCCCCTGCCAGACCGCCCAGTGGACTGAAGCAGAACGGAAGCACAA GTTACAGTGCTGTGGTGGCAGAGAGCACAGCAGAGTCCGCCTTCAGCACACCCAGCCAATCACAGAGCAGCCAGCCTTCCTCGCTGACCTCCTCAGCCAGTCAGCC tatgGACAACGGTCCCAGCCTCATCAGCTCCATCACCTTGCCCCCCAGCTCTCCGTCCCCCTCGTTTTCGGACAGTATCCCCGGTGGTGGGAGTCTCCTCAACGGACCCCACTCCTACACACAGGCCTCTGAGGGCCTCAag CTTCCTACAGACCTCCGTCAGATACTGATGGAGCCCAGAATGTCAGCGCAGGCCCCAGAGCCGCCAGGGGCCATGGCAACAGCCACTAACACACGAAAGAGAAAGCAGTGTCAG gccccgGAGCCTCTGAGTTCTCTGAAGGCGATGGCTGAGAGAGCAGCATTAGGATCAGGTCTGGATGGAGAGATCCCCAACCTGCACCTCACAGACAGAG aCATCTTCTCTGGTTCGTCGGCTGCCCCCGGCACGCCCGCGGCCCCCCAGCCCTCCCTATCGGAGGTGAGCATCCCCCCTTCCCTGGGGGTGTGTCCCCTGGGTCCCACTCCCCTCTCCAAGGACCAGGTGTACCAGCAGACCATGCAGGAGTCTGCTTGGACACACATGCCGCACCCCTCAGACTCCGAGAGGATCAG GCAATACCTGATGAGGAACCCATGCCCCACCCTGCCGTTCCATCATCAGATGCCCCCCCACCACTCAGACTCTATAGAGTTCTACCAGAGACTGTCCACAGAGACTCTCTTCTTCATCTTCTACTACctggag GGCACTAAAGCTCAGTACCTGTCAGCCAAGGCTCTGAAGAAGCAGTCGTGGAGGTTCCACACCAAGTACATGATGTGGTTCCAGAGGCACGAAGAACCCAAGACTATCACTGATGAGTTTGAACAG GGCACTTACATCTACTTTGACTATGAGAAGTGGGGTCAGAGGAAGAAGGAGGGGTTCACCTTTGAGTACAGGTACCTGGAAGACCGAGACCTGCAGTGA
- the LOC106605754 gene encoding CCR4-NOT transcription complex subunit 3 isoform X5 codes for MADKRKLQGEIDRCLKKVAEGVEQFEDIWQKLHNAANANQKEKYEADLKKEIKKLQQMERFKVVERETKTKAYSKEGLGLALKVDPAQREKEETGNWLTNTIDTLNMQVDQFESEVESLFIQTRKKKGEKEKQDRIEELKRFIERHRYHIRMLETILRMLDNDSVQVDSIQKIKDDVEYYMESSQDPDFEENEFIYDDLDLEDIRESPMDSQELDDESWDDHDDDAHAISSAALVATSPTGMGNIEDEMFLHSSSTPTSTTSSSPIPPSPATCTAENSEDDKKRGRSTDSDVSQSPAKNGTSSLLLSFSSSANSGSSSSSSSLVSMAAVVGGNPGIPTSNSLIGSFSSAVQQHQPQPPQQPVLQPLQQPQQPQTKPCTPSPPSHPLLSTAPSLPTPISASPNSLPQVSSGHILNSSLGLGLGLGKVGMTGTSSANSMSGLGLTGMSASLNTMAGLLSGSTHAPYAQAAALGGLGLSTTTQSSVSVESSSIPTSCTSGVTTNGAGTGLGLLGSSPAHGSLTGGILGLVPGQSVIPGPPQIPLSPVGAAPGGAMGMMGGNGGSMGPIGGGVGSNAAPARPPSGLKQNGSTSYSAVVAESTAESAFSTPSQSQSSQPSSLTSSASQPMDNGPSLISSITLPPSSPSPSFSDSIPGGGSLLNGPHSYTQASEGLKLPTDLRQILMEPRMSAQAPEPPGAMATATNTRKRKQCQAPEPLSSLKAMAERAALGSGLDGEIPNLHLTDRDIFSGSSAAPGTPAAPQPSLSEVSIPPSLGVCPLGPTPLSKDQVYQQTMQESAWTHMPHPSDSERIRQYLMRNPCPTLPFHHQMPPHHSDSIEFYQRLSTETLFFIFYYLEGTKAQYLSAKALKKQSWRFHTKYMMWFQRHEEPKTITDEFEQGTYIYFDYEKWGQRKKEGFTFEYRYLEDRDLQ; via the exons ATGGCTGATAAGAGAAAACTCCAAG GTGAAATTGACAGATGTTTGAAAAAGGTAGCTGAAGGCGTAGAACAGTTTGAAGACATTTGGCAGAAG CTTCACAATGCAGCCAATGCCAACCAAAAGGAAAAATATGAGGCAGACCTTAAAAAAGAGATTAAAAAGCTACAG CAAATGGAGCGGTTTAAGGTGGTAGAGCGGGAGACAAAGACGAAGGCCTACTCTAAAGAAGGCCTGGGGCTCGCCCTGAAAGTGGACCCAGCTCAGAGGGAGAAAGAAGAGACGGGAAACTGGCTAACG AATACGATAGACACTCTAAATATGCAGGTGGACCAGTTTGAGAGTGAGGTGGAATCCCTCTTCATTCAAACCAggaagaagaaaggagagaaagag AAGCAGGATCGCATTGAGGAGCTAAAGAGGTTTATAGAAAGGCATAGGTACCACATTCGCATGCTGGAGACCATCCTGCGCATGCTAGACAACGACTCGGTGCAGGTGGACTCCATCCAGAAGATCAAGGACGACGTGGAGTACTACATGGAGTCGTCACAGGACCCAGACTTTGAGGAGAACGAGTTCATTTACGACGACCTGGATCTGGAGGACATCCGTGAGTCGCCCATGGACAGCCAGGAGCTCGATGACGAGTCCTGGGATGATCATGATGATGATGCTCATGCTATCAGCT ctgcaGCGCTGGTGGCCACCTCTCCGACGGGCATGGGGAACATAGAGGATGAGATGTTCCTCCACTCGAGCAGCActcccacctccaccacctcctcttcccccatccctccatccccggCCACCTGCACTGCT GAGAACTCTGAGGACGATAAGAAGAGAGGGCGGTCGACAGACAGTGACGTTAGTCAG TCTCCTGCGAAGAACGGCACTTCCTCCTTGTTGTTGTCCTTTTCCTCGTCCGCCAATTCCgggtcctcttcttcttcctcctctcttgtcTCCATGGCCGCCGTTGTCGGAGGCAACCCTGGGATTCCCACAAGCAACAGTCTAATAGGAAGCTTCAGCAGCGCCGTGCAACAACATCAGCCTCAACCTCCACAGCAACCAGTCCTGCAGCCActgcaacaaccacaacaaccccaaacaaaacCTTGCACCCCCAGCCCACCCagccaccccctcctctccaccgccccctctctccccacaccTATCTCAGCCTCCCCAAACTCCCTGCCCCAGGTCTCGTCTGGTCATATCCTCAACTCCAGCCTAGGCCTTGGGTTAGGCCTGGGTAAAGTTGGCATGACGGGGACAAGCAGTGCCAACTCAATGTCTGGTCTGGGCCTGACTGGGATGTCTGCCTCTCTGAACACCATGGCAGGCCTGCTCTCTGGGTCCACCCATGCCCCTTACGCCCAGGCAGCTGCGTTGGGAGGCCTGGGTCTGAGTACCACCACCCAGTCCAGTGTCTCAGTGGAGAGCTCCTCCATCCCCACCTCTTGCACCAGTGGAGTGACCACCAACGGGGCTGGGACAGGCCTGGGCCTGCTGGGGTCCAGCCCAGCACACGGCTCCCTGACTGGGGGGATCCTGGGCCTGGTGCCTGGGCAGAGTGTGATCCCTGGGCCCCCTCAGATCCCTCTCAGCCCGGTCGGTGCTGCCCCTGGAGGGGCAATGGGGATGATGGGAGGAAACGGAGGAAGCATGGGGCCAATCGGAGGAGGAGTTGGGTCGAACGCAGCCCCTGCCAGACCGCCCAGTGGACTGAAGCAGAACGGAAGCACAA GTTACAGTGCTGTGGTGGCAGAGAGCACAGCAGAGTCCGCCTTCAGCACACCCAGCCAATCACAGAGCAGCCAGCCTTCCTCGCTGACCTCCTCAGCCAGTCAGCC tatgGACAACGGTCCCAGCCTCATCAGCTCCATCACCTTGCCCCCCAGCTCTCCGTCCCCCTCGTTTTCGGACAGTATCCCCGGTGGTGGGAGTCTCCTCAACGGACCCCACTCCTACACACAGGCCTCTGAGGGCCTCAag CTTCCTACAGACCTCCGTCAGATACTGATGGAGCCCAGAATGTCAGCGCAGGCCCCAGAGCCGCCAGGGGCCATGGCAACAGCCACTAACACACGAAAGAGAAAGCAGTGTCAG gccccgGAGCCTCTGAGTTCTCTGAAGGCGATGGCTGAGAGAGCAGCATTAGGATCAGGTCTGGATGGAGAGATCCCCAACCTGCACCTCACAGACAGAG aCATCTTCTCTGGTTCGTCGGCTGCCCCCGGCACGCCCGCGGCCCCCCAGCCCTCCCTATCGGAGGTGAGCATCCCCCCTTCCCTGGGGGTGTGTCCCCTGGGTCCCACTCCCCTCTCCAAGGACCAGGTGTACCAGCAGACCATGCAGGAGTCTGCTTGGACACACATGCCGCACCCCTCAGACTCCGAGAGGATCAG GCAATACCTGATGAGGAACCCATGCCCCACCCTGCCGTTCCATCATCAGATGCCCCCCCACCACTCAGACTCTATAGAGTTCTACCAGAGACTGTCCACAGAGACTCTCTTCTTCATCTTCTACTACctggag GGCACTAAAGCTCAGTACCTGTCAGCCAAGGCTCTGAAGAAGCAGTCGTGGAGGTTCCACACCAAGTACATGATGTGGTTCCAGAGGCACGAAGAACCCAAGACTATCACTGATGAGTTTGAACAG GGCACTTACATCTACTTTGACTATGAGAAGTGGGGTCAGAGGAAGAAGGAGGGGTTCACCTTTGAGTACAGGTACCTGGAAGACCGAGACCTGCAGTGA